In one Novosphingopyxis iocasae genomic region, the following are encoded:
- a CDS encoding HNH endonuclease family protein, with amino-acid sequence MQGGAEPDAHDDDDTDARKRMVSNRNILRQTLSSLDNNVRAGLLPFIAQRCYLVVVEASDQASAYRIFSVMNDRGLDLSATDILKADVVGAIESEEEQARYNDVWESLEDGLGREAFGDLFAHLRMIHRRQKMRGTLEKEFKNYVQPVERPIEFIGQELKSSAEAFKKILEPDSSKNSKRYRLLKGLHQIDNQDWQPALIKFMVDRFGQEDEIDKFLERLDRLAYFLFITRANINQRLQRYGLLIEEIAEEASVEDITALNLSEFEVESLFDWLDDDIYLNQRTRRAILLRLDEMLSDGTAHYDHRILTIEHVLPQNPGANSDWIRKFPSKSYRDHWVHTLANLVLLSKYKNPAASNYDFEKKKGAYFSNDGDSAFVLTNQVRELDDWTPEILEERRERLLRKISEKWSLDFPDEWY; translated from the coding sequence ATTCAGGGCGGAGCAGAGCCGGATGCTCATGACGATGATGATACCGATGCGCGGAAGCGGATGGTGAGTAACCGCAACATCTTGCGTCAAACGTTGTCAAGTTTAGATAATAACGTTAGAGCGGGGCTGCTTCCATTTATAGCTCAGCGTTGTTATTTGGTTGTTGTAGAGGCTTCAGATCAAGCATCTGCTTACCGTATATTTTCGGTAATGAACGACCGCGGGTTGGACCTGTCAGCTACAGACATCCTTAAGGCGGATGTAGTTGGTGCGATAGAATCCGAAGAAGAACAAGCGCGATACAATGACGTATGGGAGTCCTTGGAAGATGGATTGGGTCGCGAGGCATTCGGCGATCTTTTTGCGCATTTGCGAATGATACATCGCAGGCAAAAAATGCGTGGTACTCTCGAAAAGGAATTTAAAAACTACGTTCAACCCGTTGAACGCCCAATTGAATTTATCGGACAAGAGCTGAAATCTAGCGCAGAGGCGTTTAAAAAAATCCTGGAGCCCGATTCTTCCAAAAATAGCAAAAGATATCGCCTCCTTAAGGGGTTGCATCAAATTGACAATCAAGATTGGCAGCCCGCCCTTATCAAGTTTATGGTTGATAGGTTTGGTCAAGAAGACGAAATAGACAAGTTTTTAGAGCGTCTTGATAGGCTTGCCTATTTCCTTTTTATAACGAGAGCAAACATCAATCAGCGATTGCAGCGGTATGGGTTGCTGATTGAAGAAATCGCCGAGGAGGCTTCAGTAGAAGACATAACCGCTTTAAATTTGTCGGAATTTGAAGTGGAGTCCTTATTCGATTGGCTCGACGATGACATATACCTAAATCAACGCACTAGACGAGCTATATTGCTTAGACTTGATGAGATGCTTTCGGACGGAACGGCTCATTACGACCATCGAATTTTGACAATCGAACATGTATTACCACAAAACCCAGGCGCAAACAGCGACTGGATAAGAAAGTTTCCTAGTAAATCGTACCGAGATCATTGGGTTCACACGCTCGCAAATCTTGTTTTGCTTTCAAAGTACAAAAACCCAGCTGCAAGCAATTATGACTTCGAAAAGAAAAAAGGAGCGTATTTTTCAAACGATGGCGATTCCGCTTTTGTCCTTACCAACCAGGTTCGAGAACTTGATGATTGGACACCTGAGATCCTAGAGGAAAGGCGCGAGCGGTTGCTAAGAAAAATCTCGGAAAAGTGGAGTTTAGACTTCCCGGACGAGTGGTATTAA
- a CDS encoding IS1595 family transposase, which translates to MTKPLTTAAFFRMFPDDETCLQHLFDVRFGDGFECPKCERASKWFRIKAERAYSCQWCGHHLHPTVGTPFEKTRTPLQLWFYAIHLFTTTRHGVSGKELERQLGVTYKTAWRMAKLIREHMADVDGEAPIGGPGTNVEIDETLMGGVKKGTHNRGSVAKTVLVGALERGGDLITAVVPNQRRATLEPFVTTNVRIGGNVHTDELRSYANLGTVGYRHARVNHGAQEYAYYDYRLGDTVSVNAIENFWRHLKCSINGTHTSVSPKYVGLYAKEFEYRFNRRNRPETMLPELLSTFRPLNG; encoded by the coding sequence ATGACGAAGCCTCTCACCACCGCCGCCTTCTTTCGCATGTTCCCCGATGATGAAACGTGCCTCCAGCATCTGTTCGATGTTCGCTTTGGTGACGGCTTCGAGTGCCCCAAGTGCGAGCGCGCTTCGAAGTGGTTCCGTATCAAAGCCGAGCGCGCCTATTCCTGCCAGTGGTGCGGGCACCACCTGCACCCCACGGTAGGCACCCCGTTCGAAAAGACGCGCACCCCGCTGCAGCTTTGGTTCTATGCGATCCACCTGTTCACCACCACGCGCCACGGCGTTTCGGGCAAGGAATTGGAGCGCCAGCTAGGCGTCACCTACAAGACGGCTTGGCGCATGGCGAAGCTGATCCGCGAGCACATGGCGGACGTAGATGGTGAAGCTCCGATCGGCGGTCCCGGCACCAATGTCGAAATCGACGAAACCCTCATGGGCGGCGTGAAGAAAGGCACTCACAACCGTGGCAGCGTCGCTAAGACGGTTCTGGTGGGCGCGCTGGAGCGCGGCGGCGACCTTATCACCGCCGTGGTGCCTAACCAGCGCCGTGCAACGCTGGAGCCCTTCGTAACGACGAATGTGCGGATCGGTGGCAACGTGCATACCGACGAGCTGCGCAGCTATGCGAACCTCGGCACGGTCGGCTATCGCCATGCCCGCGTGAACCACGGTGCGCAGGAATATGCCTATTACGATTATCGCCTTGGCGACACGGTATCGGTGAATGCTATCGAGAATTTCTGGCGGCATCTGAAATGCTCGATCAACGGGACGCATACCAGCGTCAGCCCGAAATACGTTGGCCTCTACGCCAAGGAGTTCGAGTATCGCTTTAATCGTCGCAATCGTCCGGAGACGATGCTTCCGGAGCTTCTTTCGACCTTCCGGCCATTGAACGGATAG